A region from the Lepidochelys kempii isolate rLepKem1 chromosome 16, rLepKem1.hap2, whole genome shotgun sequence genome encodes:
- the MORN5 gene encoding MORN repeat-containing protein 5 isoform X3, with translation MEVTGSTYLGDYVHGRIEGKGCYTLPTETKYNGKMKDGMFHGKGTLYFPNRSKYEGIWDCGISKEGKYTFADGLEFKDKKWHYCDGYDRRFYTEICSGLKPAGISQLTNLDPPRTIPTGCYDCGDGFYNPNTRVVIDYKLRFLRNAAYRLYQSIFTNITS, from the exons GATTGAAGGGAAAGGCTGCTATACTCTCCCAACTGAAACCAAATATAATGGCAAAATGAAAGATGGAATGTTtcatggcaaaggaaccttgtaTTTTCCTAATAGAAGCAAATATGAAGGAATCTGGGACTGCGGAATATCGAAAGAG GGGAAATACACTTTTGCAGATGGTCTTGAATTCAAAGATAAAAAATGGCATTATTGTGATGGCTACGACAGAAGATTTTATACAGAAATCTGTTCCGGTCTAAAACCAGCAG GTATCTCGCAGCTTACAAACTTAGATCCTCCCAGAACGATTCCAACAGGCTGTTATGACTGTGGTGATGGATTCTATAATCCTAATACCAGAGTTGTCATTGATTACAAACTCAGGTTTTTGAGGAATGCAG CCTACAGATTGTATCAATCGATATTCACTAACATCACATCATAG
- the MORN5 gene encoding MORN repeat-containing protein 5 isoform X2 — protein MEVTGSTYLGDYVHGRIEGKGCYTLPTETKYNGKMKDGMFHGKGTLYFPNRSKYEGIWDCGISKEGKYTFADGLEFKDKKWHYCDGYDRRFYTEICSGLKPAGISQLTNLDPPRTIPTGCYDCGDGFYNPNTRVVIDYKLRFLRNAGVTTEEVAAALIQIALKLQ, from the exons GATTGAAGGGAAAGGCTGCTATACTCTCCCAACTGAAACCAAATATAATGGCAAAATGAAAGATGGAATGTTtcatggcaaaggaaccttgtaTTTTCCTAATAGAAGCAAATATGAAGGAATCTGGGACTGCGGAATATCGAAAGAG GGGAAATACACTTTTGCAGATGGTCTTGAATTCAAAGATAAAAAATGGCATTATTGTGATGGCTACGACAGAAGATTTTATACAGAAATCTGTTCCGGTCTAAAACCAGCAG GTATCTCGCAGCTTACAAACTTAGATCCTCCCAGAACGATTCCAACAGGCTGTTATGACTGTGGTGATGGATTCTATAATCCTAATACCAGAGTTGTCATTGATTACAAACTCAGGTTTTTGAGGAATGCAG GGGTTACTACTGAAGAGGTTGCAGCTGCACTGATTCAAATAGCCCTAAAACTACAGTAA
- the MORN5 gene encoding MORN repeat-containing protein 5 isoform X4 yields the protein MEVTGSTYLGDYVHGRIEGKGCYTLPTETKYNGKMKDGMFHGKGTLYFPNRSKYEGIWDCGISKEGKYTFADGLEFKDKKWHYCDGYDRRFYTEICSGLKPAGISQLTNLDPPRTIPTGCYDCGDGFYNPNTRVVIDYKLRFLRNAASS from the exons GATTGAAGGGAAAGGCTGCTATACTCTCCCAACTGAAACCAAATATAATGGCAAAATGAAAGATGGAATGTTtcatggcaaaggaaccttgtaTTTTCCTAATAGAAGCAAATATGAAGGAATCTGGGACTGCGGAATATCGAAAGAG GGGAAATACACTTTTGCAGATGGTCTTGAATTCAAAGATAAAAAATGGCATTATTGTGATGGCTACGACAGAAGATTTTATACAGAAATCTGTTCCGGTCTAAAACCAGCAG GTATCTCGCAGCTTACAAACTTAGATCCTCCCAGAACGATTCCAACAGGCTGTTATGACTGTGGTGATGGATTCTATAATCCTAATACCAGAGTTGTCATTGATTACAAACTCAGGTTTTTGAGGAATGCAG CTTCCTCCTAA